The proteins below come from a single Microbulbifer sp. Q7 genomic window:
- a CDS encoding cupin domain-containing protein, whose amino-acid sequence MTEKDQKPSPTTGATGDDVGARLKSVRQMHGWSQREMAKRAGVTNATISLIEQGRVSPSVGSLKKVLNGIPMSLADFFTFEFDSQPQVFFRASEMPNVGPGPIEYRLLGAGNSHRTMSILYEVYPPGEDTGPELLSHEGEEGGIVVSGQLEVTVGREITILGPGDGYYFRSRRPHRFRNIGDCDCVLVSANNPPSV is encoded by the coding sequence ATGACCGAAAAGGATCAGAAGCCGTCGCCCACTACCGGCGCCACCGGTGACGATGTGGGCGCGCGCCTGAAATCTGTGCGTCAAATGCACGGTTGGTCCCAGCGAGAGATGGCCAAGCGCGCCGGTGTCACCAACGCCACTATTTCCCTTATCGAACAGGGCCGTGTCAGCCCCTCCGTGGGATCGCTCAAAAAGGTGCTGAACGGCATCCCGATGTCGCTGGCAGACTTTTTCACCTTCGAATTTGATAGCCAGCCTCAGGTTTTTTTTCGCGCCAGCGAGATGCCCAACGTTGGTCCGGGCCCGATCGAATATCGATTACTCGGCGCCGGCAACTCCCATCGCACTATGTCCATTCTTTATGAAGTGTACCCGCCGGGCGAAGATACCGGCCCCGAGCTCCTGAGCCATGAGGGCGAGGAGGGGGGGATAGTCGTGTCCGGGCAACTGGAGGTGACGGTCGGCCGCGAGATCACCATACTCGGGCCTGGTGATGGCTATTACTTTCGCAGCCGCCGGCCGCACCGTTTTCGCAATATTGGCGATTGCGACTGCGTGCTGGTAAGCGCCAATAATCCGCCGAGTGTCTGA